The proteins below come from a single Eucalyptus grandis isolate ANBG69807.140 chromosome 3, ASM1654582v1, whole genome shotgun sequence genomic window:
- the LOC104437077 gene encoding protein TIFY 8, with the protein RSPTPRPPAAAEYVAGGRPPVGGGVAGRLLVRRGLLRRRAGPVSTTSDLGSERQVSNHFEGVPYYGPRSDAEISRRLAGSKRSTSDSAFVGSTREAMTQLGPDSNENFHLMKILRNGAGGERPRRSNEEDVFLGVQPLRQSSGSLILHPGSSSRNEATVSKWERPMSMNMGPAVQFPPRGGQYVPFVHNAPPNRLREVHPSPPVLSQSAADEGSRTGIKGPGILSSMNAGTSSEKNLSVMLPSGNRAKTAALMTEPESFNPPSRPGLTSESRQMTIFYCGQAHVFDDVHPNKADVIMALAGSNGGSWSTTYSPKSGTRPTNESNVLTGENKASVAISRDFHGKLPATGDSSHGIGSGNRISNPSGGPRGHLIVKDTRKQLPVAERIAEEKVDP; encoded by the exons AGAAGCCCGACTCCCcggccgccggcggcggcggagtaCGTGGCGGGGGGACGCCCGCCTGTCGGAGGTGGCGTCGCCGGCCGCCTCCTTGTCCGTCGGGGCCTCCTCCGGCGGCGGGCGGGGCCTGTCTCCACCACCTCTGATCTGGGTTCCG AAAGACAGGTTAGTAATCATTTTGAGGGCGTTCCTTACTATGGTCCAAGGAGTGATGCCGAAATAAGTCGCAGATTAGCAGGGAGTAAGCGAAGTACGTCAGACTCTGCCTTTGTTGGCTCAACTAGAGAAGCAATGACTCAGCTAGGACCTGATTCGAATGAGAACTTTCATTTAATGAAG ATTCTTCGAAATGGGGCAGGAGGAGAGAGACCTAGAAGGTCAAATGAAGAGGATGTTTTTCTGGGTGTGCAGCCACTGAGGCAATCTTCTGGCTCACTTATATTGCACCCGGGTTCTAGCAGTAGAAATGAGGCGACCGTTTCCAAATGGGAGCGGCCCATGTCCATGAATATGGGCCCTGCTGTTCAGTTTCCTCCCCGAGGAGGTCAATACGTTCCTTTTGTTCATAATGCGCCTCCGAACAGATTAAGGGAAGTCCACCCGAGCCCTCCAGTTCTCTCGCAATCAGCTGCTGATGAAGGGTCTAGAACTGGGATCAAAGGCCCTGGAATTTTGAGCTCAATGAATGCTGGTACCAGCTCCGAGAAGAACTTGTCTGTGATGCTTCCTAGTGGCAACAGGGCAAAGACTGCAGCGCTAATGACAGAGCCAGAGTCTTTCAACCCCCCGAG TCGACCTGGATTGACATCAGAAAGTCGGCAAATGACTATATTCTATTGTGGCCAAGCTCATGTTTTTGATGATGTCCACCCAAACAAG GCAGATGTCATAATGGCTTTGGCCGGATCAAATGGAGGATCGTGGTCAACAACATACTCACCAAAATCCGGCACAAGGCCAACTAATGAAAGCAATGTTCTCACCGGAGAAAATAAAGCAAGTGTGGCAATTTCACGTGACTTTCACGGGAAGTTGCCTGCCACTGGTGACTCTAGTCACGGCATTGGATCAGGCAATCGGATCTCAAACCCTTCAG GTGGCCCCAGAGGACACCTTATAGTGAAGGACACGAGAAAACAGCTTCCAGTGGCAGAACGCATCGCTGAAGAGAAAGTCGATCCGTGA
- the LOC104437078 gene encoding pentatricopeptide repeat-containing protein At5g11310, mitochondrial, with protein sequence MRQSAPCNVCRNSKKDRGAIQRTATPRGKWPSSSAAPPPAPAPFGAFSSPDSSLRRRRRRRKRSRNPFPTRPLPLRRWTAAGPSAERPAPPHLIPVPPPPASPSPHRARALEFSQDAFDAISDLFANPGLAAGPALDAALDEAGIEPRNELMDAVFARFDSSPKLLFGLFRWAEKKPEFRPSAGLFNAMINALGKARDFDSAWELINGRLQGDGESSTLVSADTFAIMIRRCARAGGTLPAIRTFEFARGLDLIQNADSEMKLLEILLDSLCKEGHVRVASQYFSDTRGLNSNWIPSIRVYNILLNGWLRSKNLECAEAFWAEMKRESVKPTVVTYGTLVEGYCRMQRVERAMELIDEMKREGIEPNAVAFNPIIDALAEAGKFEEALGMLERFLVCESVPTISTYNSLIKGFCKAGDLVGASKIIKMMISRAVVPTPTTYNYFFWYFSKSGKIEEGMNLYTKMIESGYTPDRLTYHLLLKLLCEEERLELAVQVSKEMKTRGLDMDLATSTMLIHLLCRMYKFEEAVLEFEDMIRRGVVPQYITFQRLKDELHKRGKGVRHV encoded by the exons ATGCGGCAATCTGCCCCGTGCAATGTGTGCCGG AACTCGAAAAAGGACCGCGGCGCAATCCAGCGGACAGCGACGCCGCGAGGAAAATGGCCGTCCTCCTCCGCTGCtccgccgccggcgccggcgccgttCGGCGCCTTTTCCTCCCCGGACTCCTcacttcgccgccgccgccgccgccggaaacGCTCTCGGAATCCATTCCCGACCCGACCCCTCCCCCTCCGGCGGTGGACCGCGGCCGGGCCCTCCGCCGAACGGCCCGCGCCGCCGCACCTAATCCCCGTCCCGCCTCCGCCCGCTAGCCCCAGCCCCCACCGCGCTCGCGCCCTCGAGTTCTCCCAGGACGCCTTCGACGCCATCTCCGACCTGTTCGCGAACCCCGGCCTCGCCGCCGGCCCCGCCCTCGACGCCGCGCTCGACGAAGCCGGGATCGAACCTCGGAACGAGCTGATGGACGCGGTGTTCGCTCGCTTCGACTCGTCGCCGAAGCTGCTGTTCGGCCTGTTCCGCTGGGCGGAGAAGAAGCCGGAGTTCCGGCCGTCCGCCGGGCTGTTCAACGCGATGATCAACGCGCTCGGGAAGGCGAGGGACTTCGATTCCGCTTGGGAGCTGATCAACGGTCGTCTCCAGGGCGATGGGGAGTCGTCTACGCTGGTTTCGGCGGATACTTTCGCGATAATGATCAGACGGTGTGCTCGAGCAG GTGGGACTCTACCAGCCATTCGAACATTTGAATTTGCCCGTGGTTTGGATCTCATTCAAAATGCTGATTCAGAAATGAAATTGCTTGAGATACTGTTGGACTCCCTTTGTAAAGAAGGGCATGTTAGGGTAGCTTCACAATACTTTTCCGACACGAGAGGATTGAATTCTAATTGGATTCCATCAATTCGTGTATATAATATATTGTTGAATGGATGGCTTAGATCTAAGAATCTGGAGTGTGCTGAAGCATTTTGGGCAGAGATGAAGAGGGAAAGTGTGAAGCCTACGGTTGTAACTTATGGTACCCTTGTGGAAGGATATTGCAGGATGCAGCGGGTTGAAAGGGCAATGGAGTTGATTGACGAAATGAAGAGAGAAGGCATCGAGCCAAACGCAGTTGCGTTTAATCCGATAATTGATGCGTTGGCTGAAGCAGGTAAATTTGAGGAGGCTTTAGGGATGCTAGAACGCTTTTTGGTCTGTGAATCTGTGCCCACTATCTCCACTTACAATTCCTTGATAAAAGGGTTTTGCAAGGCAGGGGATCTTGTTGGTGCGAGTAAGATCATCAAAATGATGATAAGCAGGGCCGTTGTCCCAACCCCTACAACTTATAACTACTTCTTCTGGTACTTCTCCAAATCTGGTAAAATTGAGGAGGGCATGAATCTCTATACCAAGATGATAGAATCTGGCTACACTCCAGATCGCCTCACTTACCATCTTCTGCTAAAATTGTTGTGTGAGGAGGAGAGACTCGAATTGGCAGTGCAGGTTAGCAAGGAAATGAAAACGAGAGGCCTTGACATGGATCTAGCGACTAGCACAATGTTAATTCATCTGCTTTGTAGAATGTACAAATTTGAAGAGGCTGTTCTAGAGTTTGAGGACATGATACGGAGGGGTGTAGTTCCGCAGTACATTACCTTTCAGAGATTAAAGGACGAGTTGCACAAGCGTG GCAAGGGGGTTCGTCACGTGTGA
- the LOC104437079 gene encoding serine/threonine protein phosphatase 2A 57 kDa regulatory subunit B' kappa isoform — MLKQILSKIPRRTPRLDSGELIQPASGSPDGAQKSGGGGGGSNSSSARSGGLRRASSVVFPASVIAGIEPLVPFKDVPASEKMNLLVSKLSLCCVTFDFTDPGKNTMEKDVKRQILMEILDFVASGSVRFAESAVLAMCRMCAINLFRVFPPSYRSNSTGSGGENDHDDPKFDPAWSHLQAVYDILLKFVTSSCLDIKVAKKYIDHAFILRLLDLFDSEDPRERECLKTVMHRIYGKFMVHRPFIRKSISTIFYRFVSENEKHNGISELLEIFGSVISGFALPLKEEHKIFFSRVVIPLHKPKSLGAYFQQLSYCIMQFIEKEPRLASVVIKGLLKYWPITNSQKEVMFLGEIEEILEMINTVEFEKVMVPLFLRISCCINSFHFQVAERALFLWNNEQIVGLILQNRRLIMPIVFQALEKNTRGHWNPAVLNLTISVKRMFSEMDEELFLSCLAQSQEEEERLRQAVEKRNEAWKRLETAASHQPVGRNIAILVSPLATSIAC, encoded by the exons ATGCTCAAGCAAATTCTCAGTAAAATCCCCAGGAGGACGCCCAGATTGGACTCGGGCGAGTTGATTCAGCCCGCTTCGGGCTCTCCCGATGGCGCTCAGAAatcaggcggcggcggtggcggcagcaatTCGTCGTCTGCTCGATCTGGCGGGCTGAGGCGCGCCTCCTCAGTGGTCTTCCCCGCGAGCGTGATTGCCGGGATCGAGCCTTTAGTGCCGTTCAAGGATGTCCCGGCATCCGAAAAGATGAATCTCTTAGTGAGTAAACTGAGCCTTTGCTGTGTGACATTCGATTTCACGGACCCGGGGAAGAATACCATGGAGAAAGATGTTAAGAGGCAAATCCTGATGGAGATTTTGGATTTCGTAGCATCTGGATCGGTCAGGTTTGCCGAATCTGCGGTTCTAGCAATGTGCAGGATGTGTGCTATTAATTTGTTCCGGGTGTTTCCACCTAGTTATCGGTCCAATTCGACTGGTAGTGGTGGCGAGAACGACCACGATGATCCAAAGTTTGATCCTGCTTGGTCACATTTGCAGGCGGTGTATGACATACTGCTTAAGTTCGTTACCTCGTCTTGTCTGGATATTAAAGTCGCTAAGAAGTATATTGACCATGCTTTCATATTGAGATTGCTTGATTTGTTTGATTCTGAGGATCCTAGAGAAAGGGAGTGTTTGAAGACTGTAATGCATAGAATTTATGGGAAATTTATGGTTCATAGGCCTTTCATAAGGAAGTCCATAAGCACTATATTCTACAGGTTCGTGTCTGAGAATGAGAAGCATAATGGGATATCTGAATTATTAGAGATTTTCGGAAGTGTTATCAGTGGATTTGCGTTGCCTTTAAAAGAGGAGCACAAGATCTTCTTTTCAAGGGTTGTAATTCCTCTGCACAAGCCTAAGTCATTGGGTGCGTACTTTCAACAGCTATCATATTGTATAATGCAATTTATAGAGAAGGAGCCCAGGTTAGCCAGTGTTGTGATAAAGGGGTTATTGAAGTATTGGCCAATAACTAATAGCCAGAAGGAAGTGATGTTCTTGGGTGAGATAGAAGAGATCCTGGAAATGATTAACACAGTAGAGTTTGAGAAGGTCATGGTCCCACTTTTCCTGCGGATCAGTTGTTGCATCAACAGCTTCCACTTCCAG gTGGCTGAGAGGGCCCTTTTCTTATGGAACAATGAGCAAATCGTGGGCTTGATATTGCAAAACAGGCGCCTGATCATGCCCATTGTGTTCCAGGCCCTAGAGAAGAACACCCGGGGCCACTGGAACCCAGCGGTGCTCAATCTGACCATCAGTGTGAAAAGGATGTTCTCGGAGATGGACGAGGAGCTGTTCTTGTCCTGCCTAGCTCAGTcccaggaagaagaagaaaggctaAGGCAAGCGGTGGAGAAGCGGAACGAGGCATGGAAGAGATTAGAAACTGCGGCGAGTCACCAGCCGGTAGGTCGAAATATCGCCATCCTCGTTAGTCCCTTAGCAACCTCAATCGCTTGCTAA